One Zingiber officinale cultivar Zhangliang chromosome 10B, Zo_v1.1, whole genome shotgun sequence genomic window, CCTCTCTCCActgattttttattttgttgCTTTTCAGCTGCTAGTGCACGTTGAAAGGCCTTAACACCGTCGAGAGTGAATGAAGACTGAGGGCATCTTGCAAGGCCAAGCGTAGACCCCCTAAGTAACATGCCACCCACTGCTCCTCCATCTCAGATAGGTCATTTAGGGCCACTAGCTGGAAAACTCTTTTGTATATTCGTCGACTGATCTTGCGCCCTATCTTAATGAGTGAAGTTGTTGGAACAAAGTTTAGGTGTAGGCGAAGGGAATGAAGTGTTCTTTCATATTTTTCATTATATCTTCCTAGATAGTAATTTAGGATTTACCTTGTTTGTCTTGAGAGCGCCGCATCTATTCCCACGATGCTGATACTCGCTCTTTGAGTCTGATGGCAATTAACTTCAATTTCATCCAATCTATAACTCGTTTGTAGTCAAAGATTCACTCTACTTCGTTGATCCAGTCAATGAAGTCTTCTGCTCGCAACAAACTAGAAAATTCAAGCAGATCCTAAAATTCAAAGTCTCTAGCAAGCTCCTCTGGTCTATGACATTCCTAAGGTGAGTCCCGTCGATGATATGGGTTCTCAAACGAAGACTCAAATCCACGATTTGAAATCTCACGATCTTCGAGATTCCGCGCCGTTATATGTTGGGTTAAATCTACAACTTATCTCCGTAAATCCTCAATCGTCATTATGTCCTAGACGCTATGATCATGGTGCTCAGCATCCTCCACCGAAGCATGCCTATTGTTGTGACTACGACCACGACAACCCGCCATTGGATTTGTTGATGACATccacgtgctctgataccaactgacgtCGGACATGATAGCGATTATCCTATGGGTTGACGCGAAGAGAAAAATTGAGGAGGAAATAAGAAGAGGAATCTCTAAGAAGGAAACTTTTATTAAAACTTAGGGTTAATCTCTCAACATCTAAACATGACTCTTATATAAATCATAACCTAAgaatcaaataaggaaagaaattataattaacatatctcaattccaatcttacaaagaaagaaaatagatTTTTACCCAAAAAGGaaagtaattaacttaataattttaaCTCAAATCTAGACTCGGATCAAGACAAATCCTCTCTAAAAAATActagaaatataaaaattatcttaaatatccaaaaaataaaattaccaaaaataataaaaagatccTGAAAAGGGTTTAAACGGCGGAATTTGAGGCTTAAAATTTGATAGTTATGGTTTCACAAGTAACAAATATAGGTTTTTGAATTCTACACGTGTGACGACAGACAGAGCCTGATTTCGAGTCTCGAGTCAAAAGTTACGCGTGCTTGAAGTTTGAAGGCTTATATTAGGCTTCAACACGGGTTAAGCCTGCATCAAACGACCAAGTCGGATTTGAGGAATGTTGTCGGGGACTCGTCCTTTGCTGGTTGGACCAAATGTCTAGTTTGTCCAGTTGGACAATAAGTCTGATCAGTTAGATTACTTGGCCGAAATAATTGATTATATTATCACCGAGTGATGAAGAAGGCTTGGCTCTAGAAGTTACTAACTCAACTTGGGGCTCCACTAATATTGAGTAACTCAGGATTCGATCGGCCAAGGATTCGATCGGATAATTAACCACTTGGCTGAAAGAATCGACAATGCCGTCGATCTCTGAGTACTGATAGTTCCTTGACTTTGATTTTAACCACCATACCAACCGCTCTCTTGGACTTTGACCCAACTCAGAGGGCCACCTTATGCACCTTATCacatacaaaataatttaatgtTGCCTATAATATAAATAAACCACACCTGAAAAATGTCATTTATGCTCGTCTTATAGTGGTAGGTAAAATAATATCTTAAGATTCAGATGTAGTTTTAGAATCataacatgaataaaaaaaatgtgCTGCATTAAATCAAAGAATATTTTCATTGAATCTATTGATTGGGCTCAGCTCGTATACATTTTGACAAATTGCaccatctttttcttctccaattcGCTTCTCTAGAAATTCAACATTGGAATTTACTTAGAACTTAAGGCCGCTGAGGAAGGTAATGCCGGTGTAAGGGATCCACTGGTTGCCCTGGATGAAGTTGTTCACCGTGAATTGTTGGGCGGTTTGCTTGTTGATGACGCGGTATCCTTTCCACTTGACACGGCCACTGGTTCCGGCGCCGGGACCGCGGTTGCCGTACTCGGCGTAGTACAGGGTGTCAAGGTATAGATTCCCGTCCCATGGCATCCACCCTTCGGGGCGTATCAGGTCGCCGATGGTGGACTCTATCACGACGGTGAGCGCGTAGGCCTTCCATGGGCGGCCGAGGTAGCTGGGGATCTTCAACCGGTCGGGGAAGAGCTTCTGGTCGGGGACGATGCGGCAATCCTGGATGACGAGGCCGGTGGCTTCCCTGGCTTCCGTGCGCCCGTGCGCCGTCACGATGTTCTGCTGGTTGTCCATGGGGCGGCGCACGACCATGAGGCAGTTCTGGAAGACGGCGGCGGAGTCGCCGAAGATGAAATCGACGGTGCCGGAGATGACGCAGTTGCGGTAGAACTGGCGGTGGGCGTGCACGTAGAGCGTGTCCTGGTACCCGTCCATTCGGCAGTTGAAGAAGGCCGCCATGTCGGACTGCACGCGGAGCGCCACCGCTTGGTGCTTAATGGCGCCGGCGGTGTTGCTGAATCCCATCGACTTGGCGATAAAGCCCTGTCCCACCACAGCTGCAGGAACAGAATTTAATCATGACTTAATTAATCAGCATCAAATCGATCGAGGAAGGAGATCGATCGAGaagtaactaattaattaatttgtaccAAATGTGGCCGTGTTGATAGTGCCGACGCCGTCGACGAAGTTCTTGCTCCCTGTCACGATCGTCTTTCTTGGCCCATCTCCGTACATTAAGACTTGGTTCATGTCCTTGGTCACCATCACGTACTCCTTGTAGACGCCGGTCTTCACGTAGATCACGTACCTCCCGGCGTACCTCTTCGGCATGGCGTTGAGGGCAGCGTTAATGGTCTTGAAGTTGCCGCTCCCGTCCTGCGCCACCACCACGTTGGGCTTCAATTGCCCCCTCGATTGCGCGGCCAAAAGCTTCCTGTCGTGCCCTGAGAACCACGTCGGGTACTTGTAGTGGTC contains:
- the LOC122030359 gene encoding pectinesterase-like; the protein is MAKQAVFGAFAAVLLVAAVIGVIATVVNSNHKSSSEETSPSTSIKALCAKTDYSDVCIRTVGTVNSSASDPKAFIQAAFQAAIDEVNGAFHLANNVSAGATDEFNKNAFADCKSLLEYATEELQAAMTESHDVDGLARRTDDIKSWLSAVITYQETCIDGITQPELQDSMRKGLTTAQQVTSNAIAFVDALSSLFKSFDLNSFNITTSGRRLLSDHYKYPTWFSGHDRKLLAAQSRGQLKPNVVVAQDGSGNFKTINAALNAMPKRYAGRYVIYVKTGVYKEYVMVTKDMNQVLMYGDGPRKTIVTGSKNFVDGVGTINTATFAVVGQGFIAKSMGFSNTAGAIKHQAVALRVQSDMAAFFNCRMDGYQDTLYVHAHRQFYRNCVISGTVDFIFGDSAAVFQNCLMVVRRPMDNQQNIVTAHGRTEAREATGLVIQDCRIVPDQKLFPDRLKIPSYLGRPWKAYALTVVIESTIGDLIRPEGWMPWDGNLYLDTLYYAEYGNRGPGAGTSGRVKWKGYRVINKQTAQQFTVNNFIQGNQWIPYTGITFLSGLKF